Proteins from one Tachyglossus aculeatus isolate mTacAcu1 chromosome 23, mTacAcu1.pri, whole genome shotgun sequence genomic window:
- the LOC119944627 gene encoding acyl-coenzyme A thioesterase 1-like, with the protein MSLLRGPRLGGLWSRPPATGASHRWSAIPGRPRASSSQAARMAVSVRVEPPGPCPWDEAVRVSVRGLGPGQAVTVRASLLDESGEPFGARGRYRADGGGRLELERAAAGPGGSFSGLEPMGLIWALRPQRPLWRLVKRDVRTPFRVELQVLDGHGPADGPVLAAALHERVFMAPGVTRIPVRQGSVRATLFLPPGPGPFPGIIDLSGAGGGLSEYRASLLAGRGFAMLALAYYNYDDLPKEMKDLHLEYFEEAVEYLRKHPQVKGPGIGLLGISKGGDLCLSMASFLKGIAATVTVNGSVANVGAALHYKGTTIPPIGFDPGRIRFTQSGLVDIVDVLNNPLEEPDTQSFIPVEKAESRFLFIVGQDDHNWKSEFLATEAAKRIQAHGKEKPQIICYPGAGHYIEPPYFPMCPASVHALVGRPVIWGGEPKAHSVAQVDAWQQIQIFFRRHLGGNPEVTPANL; encoded by the exons ATGTCGTTGCTGCGGGGGCCGAGGCTGGGTGGGCTGTGGTCCCGCCCCCCGGCGACCGGAGCGAGCCACCGTTGGTCCGCGATCCCCGGCCGCCCCCGGGCCTCCTCCAGCCAGGCCGCCCGCATGGCGGTGAGCGTGCGCGTGGAGCCGCCTGGGCCCTGCCCGTGGGACGAGGCGGTGCGGGTGTCGGTCCGGGGCCTGGGCCCGGGGCAGGCGGTGACGGTGCGCGCCTCGCTGCTGGACGAGTCCGGGGAGCCGTTCGGGGCGCGGGGCCGCTACCGGGCGGACGGCGGCGGGCGGCTGGAGCTGGagcgggcggcggcggggccgggcggcaGCTTCTCCGGCCTGGAGCCCATGGGGCTCATCTGGGCCCTGCGGCCCCAACGGCCCCTGTGGCGGCTGGTCAAGCGGGACGTGCGGACCCCGTTCCGCGTCGAGCTGCAGGTGCTGGACGGCCACGGCCCCGCGGACGGGCCCGTGCTGGCCGCCGCCCTGCACGAGCGGGTCTTCATGGCCCCCGGCGTCACGAGGATCCCCGTGCGCCAAGGCAGCGTGCGAGccaccctcttcctgcccccag GTCCAGGCCCTTTCCCCGGTATCATTGACCTATCTGGAGCTGGAGGCGGTCTCTCCGAATACAGAGCCAGCCTGCTTGCTGGTCGCGGTTTCGCCATGCTCGCTCTCGCTTATTACAACTACGACGACCTCCCCAAAGAGATGAAGGATTTGCACCTGGAATATTTTGAAGAGGCTGTGGAATACCTCCGGAAACACCCGCAG GTGAAAGGGCCTGGGATTGGGCTGCTTGGGATCTCAAAAGGCGGCGACCTTTGCCTGTCCATGGCCTCCTTCCTGAAGGGTATCGCCGCCACGGTCACCGTCAACGGCTCCGTGGCCAACGTGGGCGCGGCGTTGCACTACAAGGGCACCACCATCCCGCCGATCGGCTTCGACCCCGGGCGGATCAGGTTCACCCAGTCAGGCCTGGTGGACATCGTGGACGTCCTGAACAACCCCCTGGAGGAGCCCGACACCCAGAGCTTCATCCCGGTCGAGAAGGCCGAGAGCCGCTTCCTGTTCATCGTCGGCCAGGACGACCACAACTGGAAGAGCGAGTTCTTGGCCACCGAAGCCGCCAAACGGATTCAGGCCCACGGAAAGGAGAAGCCCCAGATCATCTGCTATCCCGGCGCCGGGCACTACATCGAACCCCCGTACTTCCCCATGTGTCCGGCCTCCGTGCACGCTCTGGTGGGCAGGCCGGTCATCTGGGGTGGGGAACCCAAGGCCCACTCCGTGGCTCAAGTGGACGCCTGGCAGCAGATCCAGATCTTCTTCCGCAGACACCTGGGCGGCAACCCGGAGGTGACCCCCGCCAACTTATAA